The Candidatus Neomarinimicrobiota bacterium nucleotide sequence ATCTTCTGGAAAATGATGACATAGATGCGGTCATTATTGGCACACCGGACCATTGGCATGCTCAAATCGCCATGGATGCGGCTAATGCTGGGAAACATGTGTACTGTGAAAAGGGTCTTACTCGCACATTTGATGAAGCCATAGATTTGTATGATACAGTAAAAAGAACTGGCATCACTTTTCAGCTAGGTCATCAGAATAGACAGGTAGAGGCCAATGAAAAAGCAAAACAAATTATTGAACAGGGCTTATTAGGGAAAATAAATTTAGTTGAATTAGCTACAAACCGTAATTCTCCATGGGGTGCTTGGGTTTGGGATATCCATCCTGAAGGCAACAGCAAAACCATTGATTGGGATACGTTCCAAAAGAAGGCTCCTAATAAAATAGAGTTTGGGGAAGAAGCGCTTAAACGGTTTTTCCGTTGGCGTTGCTGGTTTGATTATGGAACTGGTCTTTCGGGTGATCTATTGTCTCATGATTTTGATGCCATAAATCAAATTATGGAATTAGGTATCCCCAAATACGCGTCCTCATCAGGAGGAATTTATTATTACAAAGATGGTCGAGATGTACCGGATGTATGGAATGCAACTTTTGAGTATCCTGAGAAAGATCTTACCCTTCTTTATAGTGCAACACTTTCGAGTAATGACCCTCGTGGAAATCGAATAATGGGGCATGATGCAACTATGCAAATGGGTGGTCAAAGTGGAGGCGGATCAGTTCATGGTTTTATTGTAAAAGCTGATCCAGAATCAACCCGTTATAAAGAGCGTATGGAAAGCGGTATCATCAATACACAGTATCCGATTTATACTTACTCACCAGGATCCAAACAAATTGATGGTGTCACATCTGCAACATCCCGCTATTTCGCCAACAAAGGACTCCTTTATACTTATCGTGAAGGCAAACGGGTTGATTCTACCCATCTTCATGTAAAAGATTGGCTCGATGCTATACGTAACGGTGGCCAGCCAAAATGTAATATCGAAGTTGCACTGCATGAAGCTGTGGCCTGTCATATGGCGACAGAATCGTACCTCAAAGGTCGTCGGATTGAATGGGATCCGAAAAGGCGCAGACTGGTATAGCAATATCCTAAACCGTTAAGCAGGGAGGCTCTTCCATGAGCAAGAACAGTCGTCTCGGGACAATGATGTTTTTGCAGTACGCTCTCTGGGGAGCGTGGCTGCCGGTCACGGCCAGATACCTTTCAGCCAGTGTTGCTGAAGGAGGCCTCGGTTTTTCCGGTTCTGAAATAGGGATGATTCTTGGGTTGGCGGGATCCATTGGTGCAGTGGCGGCACCATTCATTGCAGGTCAGATTGCAGACCGCTACTTCAGCACCGAAAGAATACTTGCCGCCCTGGTTCTCATTGGGGGCGTGGTAAAATGGATAACCGCCTTCCAAACCACCTATTCAGCCTGGCTCATCCTTTCCATTATTTACAGTATTGTCTACATGCCGACCCTGGCACTCTCAAATTCAATCACCTTTTCACATATGCAGGACCCGGACAGCGACTTTCCCAAGATCCGGGTCTGGGGCACCATTGGATGGATAACCGCCAGCTGGGCCTTCCCCATGATCTGGCTCCAGACAGACCTCGGCTTTCAGTGGATGCCGCCGTTCATTGTGGGGTCAGAAGTAGCCAATGTGACAAGCCGTTTGGCAGATGCACTCATTTTTTCTGGTGTCATCTCTGTAGCTTACGGAGCGTTCTGTTTTACACTTCCACATACGGCGCCGAAGCGGGACGCTATAGAAAAATTGGCATTTAAAAAAGCATTCCGGCTCTTTAACTATTCTTCGTTCACTGTTCTTGTCGTTGCCAGTTTGGCGGTTAGTGTGATTCATCAGATTTACTTTCTTCAGACCGGCCCGTTCCTATCATCAATTGGACTGAAAGACAGCCAGATCGGACCCGCAATGACGGTGGGGCAGTTTGCTGAAATTGCAGCCATGGCTTATCTTGGATTCTTTCTGAAAAGACTTGGTTTCCGGAAAGTGATCTTCCTGGGCGTACTCGCATACTCCGCACGTTACGCTGTTTTCGGTACTGTATCGTTTCCTATTTGGATCATGGTAGTCAGTCAGGCTTTCCACGGAATTTGCTATGCTTTCTTTTTTGCAGGAGCTTATATCTATGTTGACAGGATCGCCGATGAAGATGTCCGCCATTCTGCTCAAACTGTCTTTGGAATTATCATTCTTGGCGGCGGTCCGGTAATAGGTGGCTGGCTCTCTGGCTATCTCCAGGAGACATACACTCAAGAAGGTCTGTTCAACTACGCACCGTTCTGGTACACTCTTTCAGCTGTAGGTTTTATCACCGCACTTTTTTTCGTATTTATGTTTAGGGAACAGTTAGAAGGAGGAGAAGCGTAGCATGCCCACTAAAAGATTAGGAATCGGCTTTATCGGTGGTGGTTTTATTTCCCGCTTTCACATTCGGTCTCTCATCGGAGTGCGGGATGTGGATGTGCACGGTGTCTGTTCAAAAACAAAAGCTTCCGCGGAGGAGACAGCGGCACTTGCCAGAGAAACAGGCGTTGGCCAAGCGAAAGCCTATGACTCCATCACAGACATGGTGGCAAATTCTGATATAGATGCACTTTGGATCTGTTCTCCCAACTTTACCAGAATGGAAGTGATGGAAGAGATTGTTCAGGCTGTGGAGTCCGGTAAGGGAGAACTTATTGGTATAACGTGCGAAAAGCCTCTTGGCCGTAATGTGAGTGAGGCAAAAAGAATGGTGGAACTCGCCCAAGGAGCTAATCTTTTGGATGGTTATCTTGAGAACCAAGTTTTTGCACCTTCTGTTACTCGAGGTAAAGAGATCGTCTGGGCTCGCGGTGCCTCTACTACGGGGCCGCCTTTCCTTGCTCGTGCGGCGGAGGAGCACAGTGGTCCTCACATGCCTTGGTTCTGGGAAGGTGAACTCCAGGGTGGTGGCGTGCTTAACGATATGATGTGTCACTCGGTAGAAGAGGCACGATTCATGCTGACACCTCCGGGCGAAAGCAGGGAAGTACTGACACCCATAAGTGTAAATGCTTACACCGCATGTCTGAAATGGCAGCGGCCAGAGTATGCAAAAATTCTGTCAGATAACAGTAGCGGGAAAACAGACTATATAAAAAGACCTTCAGAAGATTTTGCCAGGTCTCTCATTGAATATGTGACAAAGGACGGTCATAAAGTCGTAGTAGAGACCACCACATCCTGGTGCTTTGTTGGTGCGGGACTGAGGCTGAGCATGGAGCTTTTTGGTCCTGAATATTCTATGTTTGTAAATACACTCGACTCTGATCTTCGGGTCTTTTTCAGCAGGAATGTGAAAGGGTCTGAAGGAGAAGATCTTGTTGAAAAGCAGAATGCCGAATCGGGCGAGATGCCGGTGGTAAGCAATGAAACCGATGCCTATGGCTACACCGCCGAAAACCGCCATATGGTCCAATCATTTCTAACCGGAAACAGACCGGATGAAAACTTCAATGACGGACTAAACGTAACAGAACTCCTCATGACCGCTTACATGAGTGCTGAACAAGATAAAACTATATCATTTCCGCCACCCGATCTGGACACTTTTATCCCCGCTGTTGCCCGGGGCGAATGGAATCCCAAGGAGAGTTAACGCAATGATGAAAAGATATTTGTTTCCTGTTCTTTTTCTGGTATTTCAGGCGTGCAGTTCAAATCTTGAAAGAGAGGGTTTTGAACGAATATTGAAAGAGAATGAAGGTGTCTTTTCCAAACACGGTTGGAATCATTACGGTCCAGGGCATTTTGAACTGGACAAAGAGACAGGCGTTCTCAGTTCCTCCGGCGGCATGGGACTTTTCTGGTACAGTGTCAGTAAATACAAAGATTTTGTCCTTGAAATGGAATTCAAATGTTCGGAGTCAAAAACCAATTCGGGTGTTTTTTTGAGAGTACCTGAAGTTCCTTCTAGCGATGAATATATTTATCACTCATTCGAAGTTCAAATCAATGAGGATGGGGAAGGCATTCACAAAACGGCGGCTGTATATGATGCGGAGCCACCATCTCATGATGCTTCAAAACCCACTGGCGAATGGAATCAATACAGAATCACTTTCTTGGGAAAGCGTATTCAGGTTGAACTAAATGGTGAGACAGTAGTGGACTGGGAGGCCGAGCCGAGGGGGAAAATCACTGACTTTGCTGACGAGGGTTATATCGGCCTACAAAACCATGACTGGGACACAACCGTCTCTTTCCGGAATATTTACGTTAAAGAACTGAAGTAGTTCACTTATTCAGTAAGGTTTTACGTTCATTCCTGAACTTTGCTGAGATCTAAACCGGTCCGCAGTTTCCCTTATAATTAAGAACGCTTCCACTTCCGGGAGTGATTCCACCAGTTCCAGTCCATCGGTTATAGACATTACCATAAGAGCTGTTGCCAAAGCGTCAGCATCTGTGCAGGTGGGTGCAGTGACAGTAGCTGATGCAATTCCAGATTGGGAGGGATATCCTGTCCGAGGATCGATTTCATGGGAGTATATCTCACCGTCAATCTCAAAGTAGTTTCGGTAATCTCCTGATGTAGCCATAGCTTGATTATCCAAATTTATCACCCAGTCAAAACCTTCTTCTCTTTCGGCCGACAGTTTAGGTCTCTCAATAGCTATTGCCCATTGTTTTGCTTGAAGGTTTTTACCTTTTACTCTGACTTCTCCGCCAATCTCAACCATCATGTCAGAGACGTTTTGAGACTCCAGATAATCGAACACCGCATCCACTCCAAAGCCTTTGGCAATGGCGTTTAGATCTATGCTGATGTAAGGATCAAGTTTCACAATTGAAGATTTTTCAGTTCTGATTTTTTCATAGCCAACATGGGACATCCTTCGGTTGATTGTCGATGAATCAGGGAATTGATCCGGCACTCCTGTATCCCCGGGGCCGAAGCCCCACAGGTAGAGAAGAGGGAAGACGGTAATGTCAAAAGCGCCATTACTTTTTCGGGACCAGTAGAGAGCGCGGTTTACTACATAATAAAATTCTTCCCCCACAGTAATAGGTTCGGTGGATTCTGAGCGGTTGAACCAAGATATTTCACTGCCAGGTATATAGGTTGACATTTGTCTGTTGACTTCTATTAACACAGAATCGATACCTACTTTTAGGACTGCCGGGACTGTCAGGCCGTTTGGGGAAACATATTTTAGCTGATAGGTTGTTCCCATGGTAATCCCCTCCAGTACCGTGAGGCTGGAAGGGCCGCCACAGGCGGTAAATATAAGTGAAATTGTAGCGGCAAGAGTGAGTGATCGAAACATGGGAAAAGGCTATATTCCAGGGGAAAAAATGAGGTCAAACAATAGGATGAAACAGATTGGAAGAAGAGAATTTATTAAAAAATCAATTGGACTTGCTGGAGGTGTGAGTATCATGAGTGTAACAAGTACCGGTTTAACCTCATGTTCTGGTACGCCGTCATTCAAAATCTCTTTAGCGGAGTGGTCGCTCCATAGAGCAATCAGGGCCGGAGGAGTGGAACATCTTAATTTTGCTTCCATCGCCAGAAATGAATTTGGTTTAGACGCTATTGAATATGTGAACATTTTCTTTTTTGACAAGGTGGAGGACCAATCCTACCTGAAAGAGATGAAATCTCGGGCTGACAGTGAAGGAGTGAAAAGCCTTCTGATCATGTGCGACAATGAGGGGAATCTTGGAGATCCGGACAGTGAGGCCCGGCACCAAGCCGTTGAGAATCATCATAAATTGGTGAGGGCGGCGAAATATCTGGGCTGTCACTCCATTCGGGTAAATGCCAGGAGCGAGGGTAGTTGGGAAGAGCAGATGAAACTGGCGTCGGACGGCCTCAGAACTTTGACGGAATTTGGGGATGATCTCGGTATCAATGTGATTGTGGAAAACCACGGTGGTCTTTCAAGCAACGGTCAATGGCTATCGGGCGTGATAGAGAAAGTAGATCATCCCCGGTGCGGCACACTGCCCGACTTTGGGAACTTCCAGTTGAGCGAGGGTGAGTGGTACGATCGTTACAAAGGGATCGCCGAACTGATGCCTTATGCCAAGGCTGTAAGTGCAAAAAGCCACGATTTTGATTCAGACGGTAATGAGATTAACACAGATTATTTCAAGATGATGGGGATCGTTCTTGACGCCGGTTACAAAGGTTATGTGGGGATAGAATATGAGGGGCAGAATATTTCTGAAATGGATGGGATCAGGGCGACAAAGAATTTGTTAGAGCGAGTACGAATTAGTTTGGAATAACTCAACTTAGTTACAGGAAAATCACCTCAATAAAGATGAACATGTTGGAGCATTGATCAAGAGTAATTGTTCTACATTTCACTGCTTGTTTCAAATCGCTCTCTGAGATAATCCTCATAGAGAATTCTCCAATTCTGCTGCACGCGGAGCATATTGTCCACTCTAATGATAATGCCGAATCCGACATCGTGAAATTCAGCTATTATTCGGTCACTGTAGATCAGATGCTCCAAGTCATTTTTACTTATGAGGTGACCGCACTGAGATTCAAATGCTCTTGTGGGTAAGAAATAGACCGCTTTCCCATTATCACCTATAAGGGCGATGTGAGACAAAGTTGTGAGACCAGTCCAAGAAAATTCATCCAAATTGAATTGAATACACATTTCGATTGAATCCTTTTTTACGTTTTCTAAAAAAATGAGATTGAAAAAAAGGATGCTCCCAATTCCTCCTTTTACTTTTGATGAGAGTGTAGTGTAATCCTGGACACCGTTGTTATACTGCCGAAATATAATCACTTTGTTTAGTCGACTCTCTGTCCTTAGTACTCTATAACGCAGGTTAGACATTGCCAATTGATGTTCAGAGATAAGCACTTTGGTCGGGGACCGAATAAAGCCGAGAGGTATTTCAAAATGGGTAGTAGAGGATGCCGTCATAGGGAAAGTGGTATTAACAAAATGACGACCGAATTCATTGGTGGTTCCCAGACGCCATTCACCAATCTTGGTGGGAAATGAGAAAGAGAGAGAAAGTGCAATTGATGTGAAATTCTGATTTCGAGCGCGAAACTGGTGATTATAAAAGTCTGAGTGAGCATTAATTCCGGTTCTGAAATAATGGTTACCTGATATGGCGAGACGTATGAATTTTCCAACAGGAGCTTCTATACCAAAGCCCAAATAGCTTTTCCGCCAGCTTATTGAATGGGGAACATTCACTTCTTCCCAGATGGGATCTTTAGCCAACATATAGCTCAGGCCATCTTCAAAAGACACAAAATGAAAATTGGGTGTGATCTTCCGCCACCTAAAACGGGGGCCAGCATAATATTTCATGCCAAAGACCAGTCCACCGCCTGAAGCTGTCAGTTGACTGTATTCCCATTGGTATCCAAAAGGGTTATGTACCCAGAGATTTGAAGCAAGCCCCTCCAGTGGAACAGGTTCATTTAGTTCATAACTATTCTGTCCAAGAATGAGAGAAAATCCATCCTTTATTTGCTGAGCAGATGTAGTGACGGGCCAGAGGAAAATAAGGAATGACCAGAGGAGCTTGAGAATCAAGCTGATGGGTCAACCTTCAATCGTGTTAAAGCAATCTCACTTTCCAGTAATCACACCTGTGAGATTGTGCTTTCTCAACAGCCTATCGAAAGTTGGAATATCATCACGCAAAATTTCATCAAACTGTCTTTCATAGCTTGTAAGCCGTTCTTTCAGAATTTGATGGACTTTTCGTTGTTGATCATTGGGAGGGAAATCAGCCACCGCCACATTGCCGGCGAGATAATTGAGCCTGCCAGCTAACTTGGTAGGCCACCGAACGCGATCCTGACCGGTGCCTGTAAGTTTCATCTGATACAGTTCACTTTCTACATCAATGAGTTTTTCATTCAACGATTCAACAGCCGATGCAATCTCATCAGCTGCGTCATGATCTTCAGTCATTGTCCTTAGGTTATAGATCTGGCTGCGGATTATCTCGATTCTGTTTATGAAAGATGCCACCGAGTTCATGTCAGCCTGAATATCCTGGACCATTTCTGTCTGCTCAACAATGTCAGATATACTGCCTTCTGAATGAGGGTCTTTAACCACTGCTAGTCTCTGACTGGATTTTTGGTCGCCAGTCTCGAGTTCCACGATGTATGTACCGGGAGGTGCCAAAGTTGAAATCCTGCCCACAACAGCATCCCGTGTACCTTCTTCGTCGAGCTGGACCCAGTCAGCGTAAAGGGGCTTGGTCCGCATGACAATCTTGGTGGTTGGTTCGCCTTGCAGATTCCACCAGACACGATTAATGCCAGCAACACTCGGTCCCTTCATTTTCTTGATCAGGTTGCCCGAACTGTCTGAAATTTTGATTGTAGCACTGTCATCAGATGCTTGTTTCAACCAGTAGTTAATTGATGCGCCATAGGGCGGATTTTCACCAGCTGATGGATCATCAAACATTGTAAAGGGGGACGTCATGGAGCGGAAACGGTATGCTTTTCTCGGCTCAAACAGATAAGCATCTGATGATGTTACCTCATCCGTCAGTTGCTGAAGCGGCGTAATATCATCTAAGATCCATATGCCGCGGCCATAGGTTCCTACTACAAGATCATTGAATTCCTCTTGAATAACGATCCAGTACATGGGGGAAGCAGGCATATTATTCATGAGAGGCTGCCAATTATCTCCGTCATTCAAGGAGACATAGAGAGTATTCTCGGTACCAAGATAGAGAAGCCCCGGTCGGATGGGATCCTCCCGGACATTCCGCGTGTAACTGAGGGTGCTGCTGGGAATACCCCTTGTAATCTTTTTCCATCGTCGGCCATAATTCTCAGTCTTGTAAATGTATGGTTCAAAATTACCCACTTGATGAAAGTCAACAGTGATATAAGCTTTGCCAGCATCCCATTTGGAAGCGTCTATGTTCCGCACAGTTCCAAGAGGCGGGAGAGCGGGGATATTGCCAGTAACATCCTTCCAAGTCTTTCCATCGTCTCGGCTAACATGGACAAGACCGTCATTTGTTCCGGCCCATAACACACCTTTTTCTACAGGTGACTCATCAAAAGCATAGATGACGCAGCAATATTCCACGCCAATGTTGTCAGGTGTAAGACCACCGGAAATGCCTTGTTTACTCTCATCATTGGTACTCAAATCGGGGCTGATAACGTCCCAGCTCTGTCCACCATTTCTGGTCTTGTGGACATGTTGGCTTGTCACATAGACTGTATTGTTATCGTGAGATGAAATATGCAGTGGAAAAGTCCACTGGAAGCGATACTTCAAACCTTTGGCTGGCCACCCACCGGTGCTTTCGGGCCACACTTCCAATTGTCTATATTGACGGTTCTTTTCATTATATCGAACCACAATGCCACCTCGAGCGCCCGCACCGGAAGCGCTGGACCAAATGATGTCAGGATCGATTGGATCAGGGGTGGCAAAACCGCTTTCGCCACCACCTACAGAATGCCACATGCCTCTCGATATGCCACCTCCAAAAAATCCGCCTGTCCTGCTTCGACTGGGACCTCTGGTAGAAGGCCCGTCTTGTCGATTGGCATACACGTAATAAGGAACGTTATTATCCACGGTGACATGATACAGTTGAGCAACAGGTAGCTGTATCCGGAACCATGTTTTCCCCCGATTATTTGAAATGGCAACACCACCGTCTCCGGCCACTGCCATCCGGTCAGCGTTGGTGGGATCTATCCACATGTCATGATGGTCCCAGTTTGGGCGGCCAGCATCTGTGATTACTTCAGAAGTAAGGCCGCCATCCTTAGTCGTGCTGTATGCTGCTGCAAGGAAATATACTTCATCAGGATCATCGGGAGAGACGGCACATCTCGAGTAATAGGCTGTCCGTCCTGCCAAGTCTCGATTGTGATTCACCAGTTTCCAGGTATTGCCGCCGTTGTCCGTACGCCAGAGTTCCCCTGATTCCGTTTCTCGGCCGTGCCAAGGGACACCGTCCCCAGTTTCAATTAGAGCATAGATACGGTTGGAATTGGCTGGAGTATTACAAACCGCTACTTTCCCAACGGGGAGCTTCGGAAGTTCACTGCCCTTAAGCCGTTCCCACGTGTCACCACCGTTTCTGGTCATGAAAAGCCCACTGCCCGGACCGCCACTCTCCCGTCCCCACGTCTTAATATCAAGTTGCCACATTCCGGCAAATAGGATTCTCGGATTATTGGGGTCCATCACCAGGTCAGATGCACCTGTACTGTCATTCACTGCCAAGACCAGGTCCCAGGTTTCTCCGCCGTCTTTTGTTCTGTAAATCCCGCGCTCCTTCTGC carries:
- a CDS encoding Gfo/Idh/MocA family oxidoreductase translates to MNTADETSLERREVLKGLATLPVVGVFFYNLWKKLRIDAMKKNNILADLLTTKDAPAVVSSASSGDHLRIGIIGYGGRGQHLVRGAGFAAPEWTQRASENAKENKLDKGFETFMQQEDLNVSLVGVCDLFDVRADLGIEASKNEIRPGGKPMETAKRYRHHENLLENDDIDAVIIGTPDHWHAQIAMDAANAGKHVYCEKGLTRTFDEAIDLYDTVKRTGITFQLGHQNRQVEANEKAKQIIEQGLLGKINLVELATNRNSPWGAWVWDIHPEGNSKTIDWDTFQKKAPNKIEFGEEALKRFFRWRCWFDYGTGLSGDLLSHDFDAINQIMELGIPKYASSSGGIYYYKDGRDVPDVWNATFEYPEKDLTLLYSATLSSNDPRGNRIMGHDATMQMGGQSGGGSVHGFIVKADPESTRYKERMESGIINTQYPIYTYSPGSKQIDGVTSATSRYFANKGLLYTYREGKRVDSTHLHVKDWLDAIRNGGQPKCNIEVALHEAVACHMATESYLKGRRIEWDPKRRRLV
- a CDS encoding sugar phosphate isomerase/epimerase — its product is MKQIGRREFIKKSIGLAGGVSIMSVTSTGLTSCSGTPSFKISLAEWSLHRAIRAGGVEHLNFASIARNEFGLDAIEYVNIFFFDKVEDQSYLKEMKSRADSEGVKSLLIMCDNEGNLGDPDSEARHQAVENHHKLVRAAKYLGCHSIRVNARSEGSWEEQMKLASDGLRTLTEFGDDLGINVIVENHGGLSSNGQWLSGVIEKVDHPRCGTLPDFGNFQLSEGEWYDRYKGIAELMPYAKAVSAKSHDFDSDGNEINTDYFKMMGIVLDAGYKGYVGIEYEGQNISEMDGIRATKNLLERVRISLE
- a CDS encoding FAD:protein FMN transferase; this encodes MFRSLTLAATISLIFTACGGPSSLTVLEGITMGTTYQLKYVSPNGLTVPAVLKVGIDSVLIEVNRQMSTYIPGSEISWFNRSESTEPITVGEEFYYVVNRALYWSRKSNGAFDITVFPLLYLWGFGPGDTGVPDQFPDSSTINRRMSHVGYEKIRTEKSSIVKLDPYISIDLNAIAKGFGVDAVFDYLESQNVSDMMVEIGGEVRVKGKNLQAKQWAIAIERPKLSAEREEGFDWVINLDNQAMATSGDYRNYFEIDGEIYSHEIDPRTGYPSQSGIASATVTAPTCTDADALATALMVMSITDGLELVESLPEVEAFLIIRETADRFRSQQSSGMNVKPY
- a CDS encoding Gfo/Idh/MocA family oxidoreductase, yielding MPTKRLGIGFIGGGFISRFHIRSLIGVRDVDVHGVCSKTKASAEETAALARETGVGQAKAYDSITDMVANSDIDALWICSPNFTRMEVMEEIVQAVESGKGELIGITCEKPLGRNVSEAKRMVELAQGANLLDGYLENQVFAPSVTRGKEIVWARGASTTGPPFLARAAEEHSGPHMPWFWEGELQGGGVLNDMMCHSVEEARFMLTPPGESREVLTPISVNAYTACLKWQRPEYAKILSDNSSGKTDYIKRPSEDFARSLIEYVTKDGHKVVVETTTSWCFVGAGLRLSMELFGPEYSMFVNTLDSDLRVFFSRNVKGSEGEDLVEKQNAESGEMPVVSNETDAYGYTAENRHMVQSFLTGNRPDENFNDGLNVTELLMTAYMSAEQDKTISFPPPDLDTFIPAVARGEWNPKES
- a CDS encoding MFS transporter, with protein sequence MSKNSRLGTMMFLQYALWGAWLPVTARYLSASVAEGGLGFSGSEIGMILGLAGSIGAVAAPFIAGQIADRYFSTERILAALVLIGGVVKWITAFQTTYSAWLILSIIYSIVYMPTLALSNSITFSHMQDPDSDFPKIRVWGTIGWITASWAFPMIWLQTDLGFQWMPPFIVGSEVANVTSRLADALIFSGVISVAYGAFCFTLPHTAPKRDAIEKLAFKKAFRLFNYSSFTVLVVASLAVSVIHQIYFLQTGPFLSSIGLKDSQIGPAMTVGQFAEIAAMAYLGFFLKRLGFRKVIFLGVLAYSARYAVFGTVSFPIWIMVVSQAFHGICYAFFFAGAYIYVDRIADEDVRHSAQTVFGIIILGGGPVIGGWLSGYLQETYTQEGLFNYAPFWYTLSAVGFITALFFVFMFREQLEGGEA
- a CDS encoding sialidase, producing the protein MNTNSIKQKRLPFAEFISLLLIIFLVPALSQDISPDQYDQLKYRHIGPVGNRVVSVAGIPGNPLTYYAGAASGGIWKTIDGGLNWQPIFDGQPVHAIGALAVASSDPNVVWAGTGEPFIRSNVSIGDGVWKSTDAGKNWTHMGLDKTGRISRMVIHPTNPDVVYAASLGHAYLPQKERGIYRTKDGGETWDLVLAVNDSTGASDLVMDPNNPRILFAGMWQLDIKTWGRESGGPGSGLFMTRNGGDTWERLKGSELPKLPVGKVAVCNTPANSNRIYALIETGDGVPWHGRETESGELWRTDNGGNTWKLVNHNRDLAGRTAYYSRCAVSPDDPDEVYFLAAAYSTTKDGGLTSEVITDAGRPNWDHHDMWIDPTNADRMAVAGDGGVAISNNRGKTWFRIQLPVAQLYHVTVDNNVPYYVYANRQDGPSTRGPSRSRTGGFFGGGISRGMWHSVGGGESGFATPDPIDPDIIWSSASGAGARGGIVVRYNEKNRQYRQLEVWPESTGGWPAKGLKYRFQWTFPLHISSHDNNTVYVTSQHVHKTRNGGQSWDVISPDLSTNDESKQGISGGLTPDNIGVEYCCVIYAFDESPVEKGVLWAGTNDGLVHVSRDDGKTWKDVTGNIPALPPLGTVRNIDASKWDAGKAYITVDFHQVGNFEPYIYKTENYGRRWKKITRGIPSSTLSYTRNVREDPIRPGLLYLGTENTLYVSLNDGDNWQPLMNNMPASPMYWIVIQEEFNDLVVGTYGRGIWILDDITPLQQLTDEVTSSDAYLFEPRKAYRFRSMTSPFTMFDDPSAGENPPYGASINYWLKQASDDSATIKISDSSGNLIKKMKGPSVAGINRVWWNLQGEPTTKIVMRTKPLYADWVQLDEEGTRDAVVGRISTLAPPGTYIVELETGDQKSSQRLAVVKDPHSEGSISDIVEQTEMVQDIQADMNSVASFINRIEIIRSQIYNLRTMTEDHDAADEIASAVESLNEKLIDVESELYQMKLTGTGQDRVRWPTKLAGRLNYLAGNVAVADFPPNDQQRKVHQILKERLTSYERQFDEILRDDIPTFDRLLRKHNLTGVITGK
- a CDS encoding DUF1080 domain-containing protein; its protein translation is MMKRYLFPVLFLVFQACSSNLEREGFERILKENEGVFSKHGWNHYGPGHFELDKETGVLSSSGGMGLFWYSVSKYKDFVLEMEFKCSESKTNSGVFLRVPEVPSSDEYIYHSFEVQINEDGEGIHKTAAVYDAEPPSHDASKPTGEWNQYRITFLGKRIQVELNGETVVDWEAEPRGKITDFADEGYIGLQNHDWDTTVSFRNIYVKELK